A single Ammospiza caudacuta isolate bAmmCau1 chromosome 6, bAmmCau1.pri, whole genome shotgun sequence DNA region contains:
- the ATG14 gene encoding beclin 1-associated autophagy-related key regulator: MAAPSGRRPQPAGPGGGSAAGPGALRGAEEDAEGLYVAVERCPLCNTTRRRLTCAKCVQSGDFVFFDGRDSERFSDKKERLMHLKTKQREFQKHVLKAMEGKEITDQLRWKIMSCKMRIEQLKQTICKENDEMTRHTEGLLRIKEENQKHYRRAQRHQEKKEKIQKHNRKLGDLVEKKSYELKTQYEHLANLRRAHILELTSVIFPMEEVKTSMRDPADVSSESDNAMTSSTVSKLAEARRTTYLSGRWVCDDHNGDTSISITGPWIILPNNGDYSAYYSWVEEKKTTQGPDMEHNNPAHTISAALCYATQLVNTLSLILDVNLPKKLCNSEFCGENLSRHRFTRAVKKLNANILHLCFSQHVNLDLLHPLHTLRNLMYLVSPDTENLGRSGPFEISADLEDSMEFVEPSAAGETDESGDERVSDEETDLGTDWENLPSPRFCDIPSQQVEMLQSQSTQVSQPIASSSAGGMISSAAASVTSWLKAYTGHR; this comes from the exons ATGGCGGCTCCCAGCGGCCGCCGGCCGCagcccgcggggccgggcgggggcagcgccgccgggcccggggctctGCGCGGCGCCGAGGAGGACGCCGAGGGTCTCTACGTGGCGGTGGAGCGGTGCCCGCTCTGCAACACCACGCGCCGCCGCCTCACCTGCGCCAAGTGCGTGCAGAGCGGCGACTTCGTCTTCTTCGACGGGCGCGACTCCGAGAG GTTTTCAGACAAGAAAGAAAGGCTGATGCATCTTAAAACCAAACAGAGAGAATTCCAAAAACA tgTTTTGAAGGCCAtggaagggaaagaaataacTGATCAGCTG AGATGGAAAATAATGTCTTGCAAGATGAGGATTGAGCAGCTGAAACAGACCATTTGCAAGGAAAATGATGAAATGACAAGAC acacagaggggctgctgaggaTTAAAGAGGAGAACCAGAAGCATTATCGCAGGGCTCAGAGGCaccaggagaagaaggagaagatcCAGAAGCACAACAGGAAGCTGGGAGACCTGGTGGAGAAGAAATCCTACGAGCTGAAAACGCAGTACGAGCACCTGGCCAACCTGCGGCGCGCGCACATCCTGGAGCTGACCTCGGTCATCTTCCCCATGGAGGAGGTGAAGACAAGCATGAG ggacCCAGCAGACGTGTCCTCAGAGAGTGACAATGCCATGACCTCCAGCACTGTGAGCAAGCTGGCGGAGGCACGCAGAACCACGTACCTGTCGGGGAGGTGGGTGTGCGACGACCACAACGGGGACACCAGCATCAGCATCACGGGGCCCTGGATCATCCTCCCCAACAACGGCGACTACTCTGCTTACTACAGCTGGGTGGAGGAGAAGAAGACTACACAGGGACCTG ataTGGAACATAATAACCCTGCTCATACTATCAGTGCAGCATTGTGCTATGCAACTCAGCTTGTTAACACTTTGTCTCTCATACTTGATGTAAATCTTCCCAAGAAGCTCTGCAACAG TGAATTCTGTGGAGAGAATCTCAGCAGACACAGGTTCACACGGGCAGTGAAAAAGCTGAATGCTAACATCCTTCacctctgcttctctcag CATGTAAATTTAGATCTGTTGCACCCCCTGCATACCCTCAGGAACCTTATGTACCTGGTCAGCCCAGACACCGAGAACTTGGGCAg GTCCGGCCCCTTTGAAATCAGCGCCGACCTGGAGGACTCCATGGAGTTTGTGGAGCCGAGCGCGGCGGGCGAGACGGACGAGAGCGGCGACGAGCGCGTGAGCGACGAGGAGACGGACCTGGGCACGGACTGGGAGaacctgcccagccccaggttCTGTGACATCCCCTCCCAGCAGGTGGAgatgctgcagagccagagcacgCAGGTGTCGCAGCCCATCGCCAGCAGCAGCGCGGGCGGCATGATCTCGTCGGCCGCCGCCTCGGTCACCTCGTGGCTCAAGGCCTACACCGGGCACCGCTag
- the TBPL2 gene encoding TATA box-binding protein-like 2, with protein MEGVSPLERYLESCSGQDDFSTSPHLFTLMSPYDLELPIQASSQLSESKELHTDFSSVDLSFLPDVTQDNKEQSLSEDGQETQKELDGSLPSKEDSGVFMDESSLSHPGAAEPSPEVPGVCPPLTPMTPITPATSASESSGIVPQLQNIVSTVNLACKLDLKNIALHARNAEYNPKRFAAVIMRIRQPRTTALIFSSGKMVCTGAKSEEQSRLAARKYARVVQKLGFPAKFLDFKIQNMVGSCDVRFPIRLESLVLTHQQFSSYEPELFPGLVYRMVKPRIVLLIFVSGKVVLTGAKDRSEIYEAFENIYPILRGFKKPS; from the exons ATGGAGGGCGTATCGCCGCTGGAGCGGtacctggagagctgcagcgGGCAG GATGACTTCTCCACTAGTCCTCATCTGTTCACTCTTATGAGCCCTTATGATTTAGAACTTCCAATTCAAGCATCTTCCCAGTTAAGTGAGTCCAAGGAGCTCCACACAGACTTCTCCTCCGTGGACCTCAGCTTTCTCCCAGATGTCACGCAAGACAACAAAGAACAAAGCCTCTCTGAGGATGGTCAGGAAACCCAAAAAGAGCTTGATGGGTCACTCCCAAGTAAGGAGGACAGCGGTGTTTTCATGGATGAGAGCAGCTTGTCAcatccaggtgcagctgagccatcTCCTGAAGTTCCTGGCGTGTGTCCTCCCCTGACTCCGATGACTCCGATCACCCCGGCAACATCTGCCTCAGAAAGTTCTGGAATAGTCCCCCAGCTGCA GAATATTGTGTCAACTGTAAACTTGGCTTGTAAACTGGATCTGAAGAACATAGCTCTGCATGCCAGAAATGCAGAGTATAACCCAAAG AGGTTTGCTGCTGTCATCATGAGAATCAGGCAACCACGAACAACAGCCCTCATCTTCAGTTCAGGAAAAATGGTCTGCACAGGAGcaaaaag TGAAGAGCAGTCGAGGCTGGCAGCCAGGAAATATGCAAGGGTGGTGCAGAAGCTCGGCTTCCCTGCCAAGTTCTTGGACTTCAAGATCCAGAATATGGTGGGGAGCTGTGATGTGAGGTTCCCCATCCGCCTGGAGAGCCTGGTTCTCACCCACCAGCAGTTCAGCAG CTATGAACCTGAACTATTCCCTGGCCTGGTTTATAGGATGGTCAAACCAAGGATAGTGCTGCTGATCTTTGTGTCTGGGAAAGTTGTACTGACTG GAGCAAAAGACCGTTCTGAAATCTATGAAGCATTTGAGAACATCTACCCCATTTTAAGAGGCTTCAAGAAACCATCGTga